Below is a window of Candidatus Nanosynbacter sp. HMT-352 DNA.
TTTTAGCAACTCCAGACCAGCCGCTGACGGCGAATATGGTTACCGAATATTTGGGACTGAGCGACGCGACGATGCTCGGCAATTTGTTGGATTCATATCCATCCGACGACAACGAGAAAGTCTTAAATATCTTCCAGGAATTAGAAAATAGCGGTGCGAATTCAGTTATCGTGTCACATCAATTATTGTCGATTGCTCGCAATAGGTTACGAAAAAATCCGAATCTTATTGGGCTGGTTCAACAACTGATCGAGGTTGATCGACACCCACACCCAGACTTGAAATTATTGACGATATTCATGAATAGCAATTCTCAGCCAACAGAAAAGCCAGTCGCGACAAAGAAAGATACAACTCAAGCTGCGCCCCAAAAACCCGCCGAAAAACCAACGCCAATTAAGCCCACAGAGTCAGCAAAACCGACCGAAAAGCCGATTGAAAAAGAAGAAAAACCAGCCGAGCCAGCAAAAAAACCCACCGCAAAACCAAAGAAAACTGACGCGCCACTAGAGCTAAATTGGGAGAAAGTCATTGAGCGAGCAAAGGAAAAATCCCTCGGGCTGGTGTCATTATTGCAGAAAAGCCAGTGGTCGTTTGACGGTGAAAAATTGACAATTTACGCAGGTTCCGCGTTTTATAAGAAAAAGCTGGACGACGCAAAAAACAAACCATTGATCTCGGAAATTATCTCAGAAGAAACCGCGATGGATTTGGAGATTGATATAATTGGAGAGAAGAAGCCGCCAGAGGACGAAAAATTGGCGGAAATTGCAGAATTAATGGGTGGCGGCGAAGAAGTTAAACTGGAGGATATTTAATGGCAGATAAAAGTGAAGAAGTAAAAGGGAAGATACCGCCACAAAATTTGGACGCGGAAAAGAGTTTGCTTGGGGCAGTTTTAATTGACGAGGAAGTTTTGGCGGACGCCGCAGAAATTACTCACCCTAGCGATTTTTACGACAAGAATCACGGATTGATTTTTGCCGGAATGATGCGACTATTTGAAAAACATAAGCCTGTCGATCTATTGACCTTAACTGATGAGCTGAAACGTAAGGATGAGCTGGAATTGGTCGGCGGATCAGCGTATTTAACAGAACTAACAAACTACGTCCCAACGGCAGCGCACGCATCAGCTTACGCGGAAATGATTGCACAAGCGGCGGTTCGCAGGCGTCTAATAAAAGCGAGCGGCGATATTTCCGAACTTGGCTATGACGAATCGACGACCACGCAGGAATTATTAGAGAAGGCTGAAGCTGAACTTTTCAGCGTGTCAGACCAATCAACCAAGCAAGATTTGGTCAGCCTGGAAAGCATTCTGACGGATAGTTTTGACCGAATTGAAGAACTCAGTAAGAATAAAGGTTCTCTCAGAGGAGTCCGCACTGGCTATCGCGATCTGGACAATATGACCGCTGGCTTGCAAAAATCGGACTTGATTATTCTGGCTGCGCGTCCAGCCATGGGTAAAACGACGCTAGTGACAAATTTGGCTTATAATGTGGCGACAATTGAGAAAAATCCTGTCCTATTTTTCAGCCTAGAGATGAGTAAGGAACAGCTGGTCGACCGTATGCTGGCGGATGCGTCGGGTGTTGATAGCTGGAATATTCGCACCGGAAACTTGAGCGATGAAGATTTTGCGAAGTTGTCTGAAGCTATGGGAGAAATGGCTGAGGCGCCGATTTACATCGATGACACGCCAGGATTATCAGTTTTGGAAATGCGAACTAAAGCGCGTCGAATTGCCCATGAGAATCCATTAGGACTAATCATCGTCGACTATTTGCAGCTTATGCAGGCTAACGGAAACCACAACGGAAACCGCGTTCAGGAAGTTTCGGAAATTTCACGCGGACTGAAGCTTATTGCTCGCGAATTGAATGTGCCGCTAATTGCCCTGAGTCAGTTGAGTCGTTCTGTCGAATCTCGCACGCCGCCAATTCCACAACTAGCCGACCTGCGCGAATCCGGCTCCATTGAGCAGGACGCCGACATCGTGAGCTTTATTTATCGCCCTGGATATTACGAACCCGACAACCCAGAAGTTCAGAACATTACAGACTTAATCATCGCTAAGCATCGTAACGGCCCAGTTGGTAAAGTCCAATTGTACTTCCACCCAGAGCGCCTACGCTTTATGAGCTTCGATCCCAATCATAAATAGAATTGTGTTATAATCATACCAATGAAAAAGCAAAAAGTTACCGATATATTTCTTTACCGATGGCGCTACGTTTTCGGCTATACGTTGCTGGCGCTGTTGTATATAGGAGCTATTATAATTTCTGCGTTGCACGTGCCGGGAGGTTTGTCGCAAGCAGAAATCGACATGGTCAATACGACAAATCACTTGAACTTCAGTATCGAAGGAATAGCCGTCACAAATCTGCCATTTCACCTTCTTCAATTGCTATTCTTCAAGCTATTCGGCGTCAGTTTATTAACAATTAAAGCGCCCGCCGTAATCCTTTCAATCGCCAGCTCTGTCGCTATTTTCTTCCTCTTAAAGCGCTGGTTTAAGCCGTCCACAACGATTCTATCGCTATTAATCATGGCAACGACCGGACAATTCTTATTCATCGGTCAAAGCGCAACTGTTGGCATTTTATACATCTTTTACACCGCGCTAACTTTACTTTTTGCTACATTGATTCTCCAGAAAGCCCAGAACGCCTCCATTTGGCGAATCAGCTTAGCCATCACCACGGTGCTCAGCCTCTTCACTCCGTATTTTTGGTATATCAATCTGGGACTTCTGATCATCGCCTTTCTACATCCACACCCACGCTATTTTCTCATCTCCCGAAAACATCGTAAATCTTGGATCGTGCCGTCCGCTATTTTATTCACAATTGGTTGTGCGATTAGTTTTCTTTGCTATAAATCCCACGCGCTATTTTACAACCTCATCGGCATCAACGGCCTAAGTTTTGATATTGTTGCGAACCTCAGGACTTTATATTACACATACATCCGCATTTTCCCATCAGTCGTAGGAAATCAAATCACACCAATTATGGACATCAACGCAATGGTGCTAATCGGACTAGGGCTATTCCGCAGCTTCCAAAAAATCTCCAGCGCCCGCTCGTTTATGATTTGGTCGTGGCTAATCTTAGCATTGGCGCTACTCATCTTCCAGCCAAGCCTCACCCCGATAATCATCATCCCGCTATTCATTCTCTTGGCGGTCGGATTGGAATCCCTAATGAATATGTGGTACGGACTTTTCCCGCGCAACCCATACGCTCGCGGCACAGGACTGGTTCTCATATCAATGCTAATTATCGTTATGGTGGCAGGCGGCAGCTTCCGCTATATTGACGGTTATCGTTATTTCCCAGAAGCAGCTTCACGCTTTAATAAAGATTTATCGCTACTCCGTAAAAATACCGCACCGACCGATTCATTCTCGTTATTGGTCAGTAAAGAAGAATCACCGATTTACGAAGCGCTTAAAAAGCACAACTATCACCAGATATCAATTATCCACACAGCGCCAGCAAACGTCGGGCAAACATTATACGTTAGCCACAGCGTAAAGTCTCAAACTCCGCAGACTTACTCTGGACACCTATCGTCAGTAATTGTCAATGACCATAAAGACGGCGATCGATTCTATATATACACATCCGACCGCAAATAGGGTATAATTATAAGTGTTAAATAAGGAGGAATATGGCGTTTGATCAGGTAAAAATGCTGCAACAATTACGCAAAGCACAGAAACAATTAGGCAAAGAAATCATCGAAGTTGAGGCTGGCGATGGCGCTGTGATCGTACAAATCACTGGCGAGTTAAAGATTAAGTCTGTAAAGATCGACCCAGAAATGGTCGACTTGGAGAATATCGAAGAGTTGGAGCACTGGATCGAAATCGCAGTTCGCGACGGTATGACAAAGGCTCAGGAAGTCGCTGCTGAAACTATGAAACCATTGATGGGCGGCTTGGGCAACTTGCCGTTCTAAAGTCATGTCAATCGACATTTTGCCAAAAGCTCTAACTGCTTTAATTGATGATTTTGGTAATCTACCTGGAGTTGGACCGCGTACGGCTGAAAGATATGCCTACGCGGTTTTACGCCGCAACCCCAAATCCGCAAAGCAATTAGCGCATTCATTAGACCAATTGCACGACCGAGTAAAAACCTGCCCGAAGACATTTGCGTTGATCGACTCAGATGACGACGTATCGCCTTTATACGCAGATTCGAACAGGAATAAAAAAGTCGTTTGTGTAGTCGAGGAGCCGCTAGATATTGTTGCCATAGAAAGAACAGGGCAGTTCCTGGGTACGTACCACGTGCTGGGCGGCGTTATCTCACCGATTGACAATATTGGACCGGAGCAATTGCATATCCCAGAGCTAATTGAACGTATAAAAACCGACGATGTCCAAGAGATTATTATCGCCACGAACGCTTCAGTAGAAGGCGAGTCGACCGCGCTATTCTTACAGCGCTACATCCAAGAAGCTGGCTTGAATACGACTATCACACGCTTGGCTAGAGGTATTCCAGTCGGCGTTGACCTCGAGTATGCAGATCAAATTACACTAACTCACGCACTGGAAGGTCGAAAACAGCTATAGACTCAACGGTTTCGTCGCCAATAAAAATACCCGTCATCTCGGCGGGTATTTCGTTGCTAGCTTAGCTTATTACATTTGGCGGCGGCTAGCGATGTAAGCGATAGTAGCTGTAGTTAGTCCACCTAGGCCTAGTGCTGACATAATCGCGTCACTTGCACCAGTCTTTGGTAGTTCTGGGCTAGGTGTTGGTGTTGAAGGAGTGTTTGGTGTAGGAGTTTCCTTACATTCGTCCAAGTTAGTCTTGTGAATCTTTTCGTTAAACTCTTCCTTTTTAATCTCCTTAGTGTACTTCTTGCCACCTTCTTCAATTACACAGACTGTGATCTTAGCAGGTGCTTCTTTACAATCGTTTGGATCCTTTGAATGCTTGCTTTTATCGAACTCTGATTCCTTAATCTCTACTGGATATTTATTGGTCTCACGGTTGCAAACGATCATTTTTGGCTCTGGCTTAACCGTAACAGTTTTTTGACAATTAGGGTTTTGCCTCTTAACTTCACCAGTTTCTTTACCGTTTACAGTAATAGTAACCGTGTAGTTGCCTTCTTTTGCGTAAGTGTATTGAATTTCTGATGAGTTAGTTGTCTTGATGTTGTTATCACCAAAGTTGTATGTGTAGCTAGTGATAGATGCACCATCCTTAGCGGTTGCCTTAACGCTGAACTTGAAGGTGTTACGAGAAATTTCAGTTACTTGCAAAGCGTCACATGTTAGAACAGGCTTTGCTGGAGGTGTCGTTGGATTACCCCAAACTGGGTTACCACAGTCTTTAATCACACCAGTGATAAATGAGCCGTTATTGTCAAACCATGCGTAAATATTGTAGCTCTTAGGTCCGTCAACGAAGCTCTGACCAGTTGTGTATTGGTAGTAAGTATATCCGTTTGAGGTCTTGTAGCTACGTTGTGGCTGAGGCTGACGAGTACCAGCTTTAGATTGTACGGTTATAGCGTTTGTAGCTACAACACGGCCATCAACTGTAATGTTGCCGTTTGCGTCAACTACACCTTCGCGCATATTTGATCCGCCCTGAACCATAGTCTCAGTAACGTACCACTCTTTGTATAGTTCTTTAATTTCTGTACGGCTGTATGCTGTTTGCAATTCTGACATAGAATGTGTACCACAGTATACAACGTTAAATTTGTTACAGCCGGCAGCCTGTGAAGGTGATGCCAACCAGATTCCACCGAGCATAGCAAATCCCAAAGAGATAGCAATGCCGATTTTCTTAAATTTATTCATAAAAACTCCTCTTTTCCAGCCCTATCTTCAGGCTTTATGTCCTCATACTAGCACAATCTTTATATTTTGTCAATAATAATTTATAAAAATGTTTATGTTTTTTGATTGCGCAGTATTTTTAATAGTCCATCACATATTATACCACTTATGTAATTAAAAACAATGTATATTATATTAGAGTAAAAATCATTTGTTATAATAAATAATATGCTAGACACAGCTAAACAATTCATTCAATCCGCAAACAATATAGTTATTATTCAAGCCGAAAATCCCGACGGCGATAGCCTAGGTTCAAGCCTGGCGCTGGAAGAAGTCTTAAGCGACCTAGGGAAGACCGTTACTTTATATTGTCCAGTAGATATACCGAAATATCTTCATTATATTCGCGGTTGGGATCGAGTGCAGAACGACTTTCCGTTTCAAGCCGACGCCGCGATAATTGTCGATACAAGCGCGGACGTGCTTCTCAGCAAGGTATTAGAAACTCCTGGAGCGCGACATTTTCTGGAAACGCACCCAACTCTAGTTATTGACCATCACACAGCCGAATCGACGCTCAGTTTTGACCATATTATGCTGTCAGAAACCGTTGTGGCGACCGGGGAATTACTGTATAAGCTGTTCAAGCATTCCGACTGGAAGATAAATCCTCAGGCGGCCGAAGATTTATTGATAGCTATTATGAGCGATAGCCTGGGTCTTACTACGCAAAACACTACAGCTCAGACTTTTCATACGGCGGGAGAACTTACAGAACTGGGCGCTTCCAACGCGGAAATTGAAGAGCGACGACGTGAATTTATGAAAAAATCGCCAGAAATTTTGGCGTACAAGGGAAAATTGATCGAGCGAATCGAATATTTATTAGACGGACAATTGGCGCTAGTACACGTGCCATTTGAAGAGATTCAGCAATATAGCGACGCTTACAACCCCGGCGCGTTGATTGGTGATGAATTGAGGCTGGTTGAAGGCGTGGCGCTTAGTTGCGTTATTAAAACTTACCCTGACGGCAAATTAACTGCGCGCTTAAGAGGTAATTTACCAATCGCCGACACCGTAGCTGGATATTTCGGTGGCGGCGGCCATCCGTACGCGGCAGGATTCCGTGTATATGAAAGCTATGATGAAATCGTAAGGGAATTAGTCACAGCAACGGATCAGGCTCTACAAGAAGCAGATTAGTATTGACTTTTTAATATAAGTGTGGTATAAATGAATGCAGCTTTTGTTGACGAGTAAATTCTTGTCCGAAAGCGAACCTTGACAAGCAGCCTAGCACGGGATGAGGTTTTATTCCTTTTTTGAGGAGAAAATATAAAGAGGAATGGAATCTCATCCTGTGTTGAAAAGAACAACGCTTAACCACATTCAGTGGGGATGAGAAGAGAGGTAGAACGATGGAACTCATCGATTCTCGAACGGGTACATGCAAAGGGAACATCCTGATTCTAGACAACCCAGCCGAGAGCCCAAGCCGACGCCTGCTCACGATCCACGTAGATCAAGAGAATTGGGAAATGCTAGAGGCTATCACTAATTTCCGAAAGGAATTAGTCAAGGCCTTTAGGGACGATTATGGCTATGAATCTCAGAGACTACTAGATGTACTAAACTCTGTCGACGAATGCATAATCACCATTGCAGCCTATGGACGCACAGATCGGCAACTCTCGAAAGATAACGAGAGGGTTTCCACGAGAAACCTATCCGCTATTACAGATAGGCTCAGCAATATGATTGTTGGAGATTTTTCTCCGCTAATCGTACATGCCGAAGGTAAAAGGGTAAAAAAGGAACACTCCCTGAGTATGGTTCCACTCTACTCCTTTGCTTACGTCAACGCTGTATGGCACTATGCGCTGAATAGCACTAGCTGTGCACTGAGGGTGCAGGACTTCAGAAATACTCTCCTCGTGATGGCATACGGCTTAAGACCAGATGCCAACTGAGAGAGTCTGGCTCACAATAGCGACAAGTTGTTCTTTTTTATAAAGGCTGCTTGTCGCTATTCCTTGGAAATTATTAAGTCCCAACTGGGGCTGTTTTTTATATCAATTTTGAAAAACTGACCAGAGTAACGTACAATAGAACTAATGATAAAACTCTATAACACGCTCACCAGACGAAAAGATGAACTGACGCCACTTGACGGAGAAACGGTCAAATTTTACACCTGTGGTCTAACGGTCTATTCGCAACCGCACATCGGCAACTGGGTTGGCTATATTTACTGGGACGTGTTGGTGCGACTGCTACGCTGGCAAGATATTCCTGTTATTCGAACGCAAAACATCACCGATGTTGGTCATTTGACCAGCGACGACGATAATGGCGAAGACAAAATGGAAAAAGGTGCGCGCCGTGAAGGGAAGACTGCCTGGGATGTGGCGGAAAGATATATTTCCGTTGCAAATCATGAAGCCTACGACGTGCTGAAATTGATAAAACCAGATTACTTGGTGCGAGCAACAGACTATATTCAGCAGCAGATTGACTTCGCAAAAGGACTGGACGAAAAAGGATTTTTATATAAAATCGACGGCGACGGCATATATTTTGATACGTCGCTTTTGAAGGATTACGGGAAATTAGCGCGGCTAGACGTGGCGGGTCTGGAAGCTGGCGCCAGAGTGAGCGTTGAGGGAAAGCGCAATATTACTGACTTCGCCGTATGGAAGTTTTCGCCAAAAGACGCCAAGCGCGATATGGAATGGGACAGTCCGTGGGGAATCGGTTTTCCTGGCTGGCACCTGGAATGTTCGACAATTGCTCGTGAAACACTTGGGGATTCCATCGATATTCACGCGGGCGGAATTGACCATATTCCGGTTCATCACACGAATGAAATTGCCCAGAGCGAAAGTCTGACTGGAAAACAATTTTCTCAAATTTGGTTACATAATAATCACATAAAAGTCGACGGCCGAAAAATGAGTAAATCCCTGGGAAATATTATTACGCTGGAAGATATTATTTCGCGAGGGTTTAGTCCGATGGCATTTAAGCTGGCGATTCTCAGTAAGCATTATCAGACGGAGGGCAATTTTACCTGGGAAATCCTGGAAGCAGCACAGGCGCGATTAAATCATTGGCGGGATTACGCGGTTCTGAGACATCAGACTCACGACACGCTGGAGGATGACGATGATAAGAACGAGCAGGACGATTCGGTTTCGTTGCTAGCGGGACATCAGGCGTTGGTCGAGAAATTGAACGATGATTTGGATACTCCAGGCGCACTGGCATTGATTGATGAAGTATTTTCAAAGTTGGATCATACGCCGCTTGATAAAATTCATCGACAGAGTTTAGTGCAGTTTATTGATGAAATTGACGAGATTTTAGGGCTGGATTTGGCTGAGTCTACGCCTGATATTACTGACGATTTGAAGAGGTTGATTATCCAGCGACGTCAAGCACGCGCAGAGAAAAACTGGGAAGAATCCGACAGAATTCGCGATGAACTTCTTCAGGCTGGCGTTGCCGTTCGTGATACGCCAAGCGGCAGCATTTGGACATGGAAATAGCCCGCTGGATTCAACGGGCTATATTTTTATTTCGTGCTAATTAATCTTCGTTTTTCAATTTCTTAACTAATTTATTAAGCGGCTTTTCGTTCTCAACGCGCTTAGATTTGGCTTGCTCTAAGTAATTGTCCAGCAAAACCTTCACGACGCCAGCGGCTGGAATAGCAACCAAACCACCCAATAGACCGCCAACGTACAAACCAATTGTCACCGCGACCAAGACAGTCAAGGCCGACAACTCAACCTTCTTTGATTGGATAGAAGGAGAGACAAAGTTGTTCTCAATCTGCTGGTAAATCACGAAATAAATCGCGTAAATAACGCCAGCTGTCATGTTATTGAAGAATAGTAGTAGTGATATCAACGCACCAGCAATCGTTGCGCCAAACATCGGAATTAGCGTCAACACAAACGTCGCCATAACGGTGAGCATTGCCAAATTGGAATTTATGACAGGGAATGTCAAGCTCAGCACAAACACCACGAAACCTGATAATATCGCATCGATTCCAGAAACCGTCAATTGTCCAGAAACATAACCTGTGACTACGTTATACATTCGACCAACCAGCTTCTTATGACGCTCCATTTTTTCTTCGTCGTTGTACAATCCCCACAAACGCTTCACCCAAGTTGGACCCTCGAGGAGCATCAGGAATGACAGCACTAGCACCAAGAATAGCGAGCCCAAGAACGACGCCAAAGAGCCAACGCTGGACAATAGATTCGTGCCGACGCTCGTCGCCCAAGACGAAGATTGCTGCTTGATGTTTTCCATCATCGAATCGACCTGCGGGCGCAAATTGTTCTTATCAATAAAATCATTGACGCCACGCCACTGTGAGCTGGCTTGGTCAATTATACCCGGAATGCTCTCGACAAATTTGGCAGATTGTTGGACAATTGGCGGAATAACAAACCAGATCACACAACCCAAAAGCAGAACCAGCGTCGTGTACGCCAGCGCCGTGCCGCCTAATCGGCTTTTTCCAGGCAATTTTTTAGCAATTGCTGCAACTGGACGATTCAACGCCAACGCCAAAAACAGGGAAATTCCCAATAAAACCAGCGCATCCTTCGCGGAATAAATTGCCAGACCAGCCAGACCAAATCCCATAACGACCAGCCAAAACCGCACAAATGTTTTCGTGTCTATCTCTATACGTACTTTCATAATTAAACTTTACCAGCTTTTCGGCGTGTCCGCAACGCCGACAGAGATAATTTACTATCATAAGACATCGCGCCGTAACGGAAAACGCGCACTGATAGCCACATAACAAACACCGCTGTAGCGACCAAAATTGCCGTACCGAGCAAAGCTTCCCAAATTGGCAAATTGCCTATTGCGTTTCGTAATAACAATGGAATCGGCGCGGTGAATGGAAATAGTGACAAGAACTTAACGAAGAAATAATCAGGGAAGGAAACGAACGCCGTGATTCCGTAAAATGGACCGATAAATAGCATAATCACAATTCCGAACCACTGACTGGCTTCTTTGGCGGTCGGCATCATCGCGCCCAAAGTTACCAACATTCCCGTAAATAAAGTGAAGCTTGCAGAGAAAATTATGATTGCCAGACCAATTCTCACAGGATCAAATACGAGCGTGCTCAAGTCCAGATTAGGCAATTGCAACTTCGAGCCAAACGCCAAATAGCCCGCCAAAACTGGCAAAACAATCACCAAAATCTGAATCAAAGCCAACACCATCAAAGACAGAATTTTACCCGTAATCAAAGTGTCTGTTTTAACGGTCGTAAGCAACATTTCAACCGTGCGATTTTCTTTTTCCTCGGTGGTGCTAATGAGCATTTGATTGCCAAAAATACTGATGAGGATAAACAAAATAGCCAAAAACATTCCCGGCACAATCATCTCATTAATGCCGCCGTGCTCTTTTCCGTCCAGATATGTAGTTGATGACAATTGGACTTTACCGCGTAAAATTGCGACCTGAGCTGGGCTGACGTCGCTCGCCACTGATTGACTTAACAAATTCTGCGCCACCGCGCTGTATTTTCCGTTTTGAAATAACCCAACATCTTTACCGTAAACTTCAACCTTTTGCTTGCTCAAATCCTTTGGAAAATAAATATATGCGTCAATTTTATTATTTTTTACATTATCAATTCCAGATTCTTTCGATTTGGCGGTTTTAGCTTTAATTGCTACCAGTAATTCTGGCTTCACCAACTTCGAATCGTCCGTGACTTCCAGTGAAAATTCTTGCTTTTCCAGATTTTTTGACGCTTCAATAGTCGTGCTTTGCGACCAAAACATAATGCCATACAGCACGCCAATCAACAAAGGGAATCCCAAGGCCGTCAACCAAAACGTCGGTTTCTTCAGTGTTCTAAGAGTTTCAAATTTGAAAACCGTCCCCAAATTATGCATTTTACTCATCGCTCAACTCCTTCGCTTCGCCGCCGTAAACTTGGACAAAAATGTCGTCCATTGACGCTCCGCCAAATTGACTTTTTACTTCTTCCAATGTTCCATATGCTGCCGCTTGACCGTCCTTCAATAAAATCAAGCGGTCGCACAATCTTTCAACTTCCTCCATCTGGTGTGTAACGTAAATAATTGTCGCGCCAGCTTTTCGCTGCTCCTCAATTATATTCATCAACAAACGGCGATTCACCGGATCAAAACCTTTGGCTGGCTCGTCCATAATCAGCAGTTCTGGATTGCCCATAATTGTTACGCCAAGCTGAATCTTCTGCTGCTGTCCGCCAGATAGTTTATCAAGTTGCGTATTAGCCTTGTCGCTCAAATTGACGCGCTCCAAAAACTTCATAGAAAAATCCTTAGCTTCTTTGCGACTCAAACCTTTCAATTGACCAAAGTAAAGCATCACGTCTAAGACTTTTTCTTTTTTATACAAACCACGCTCCTCCGGAAGATATCCGAGGCGAATCTGGCTTCCCACCGAATATGGCTTGCCGTTCATCAATAAGTCGCCCGCGGTCGGCTGATATAGTCCAAGCAATGCGCGCAACGTCGTAGTTTTTCCCGAACCATTGCTTCCCAAAAAACCAAAAACTTCGCCGCGAAAAACATCAAAACTCAGATCTTTAATAACAGTTTTATCACCGAAACTCATCTTAAAATGACGAATCTCAACCATTTTTTTATTATCTGGCATACACCTCCTTTTCTTTAAATAAAATTATAGCACTTAGCGCAGGAAAAAAGATATAATATAAATATGCGACTGCTAGTCATTGAGGACGAACGAAAAATTGCGAGGGTCATAACCGAATCTTTGAAGCGCGAAAAATACGCGGTTGATACAGCGTATGACGGAGAAGAGGGCTTTAATTTGGCGGACAGTCAGCCGTATGATTTGTTGATTGTTGATCGAATGTTGCCGGGATTAGAGGGTACGGAGATTGTTAAAAAATTGCGTGAAAACGGTAAAAATATGCCAATTTTGTTTCTGACAGCACTGAGTACGACCGAAGATAAAACTCTCGGGCTGGACGTGGGTGCTGATGATTATTTGACTAAGCCTTTTGCAATTGATGAATTGTTGGCGCGCGTGCGAGCTTTGCTTCGTCGTCCACCAATTCAGCAACCAGACATCTTGAAAATTGACGATTTGAAAATTGACAAGCAGCAGCAAACCGTAACGCGAGCTGGAAAGAATATCGACCTCACGAACAAAGAATATGCGCTGCTGGAATATTTGATGCAGCATCCGAATCAGATTCTCAGTAAAGAAACGCTGATTGATCACGTTTGGGATTTTGACGCTGATATTTTGCCGAATAACGTCGAGGCGTACATAAAAAATCTGCGCCAAAAAATCGACAAACCGTTCAAAAAACAATTGATAAAAACCGTGCGCGGTTTCGGTTATAGGATTGAATCATGAAAATTTTTACTTCAGCAACAATTAAGTTGGCGGGCTGGTATTTGATGATTTTGATGATTGTCAGTCTACTGTTTAGTAGCATTATTTTTCAGGTGGCGCGCTCGGAAGTTGATGCGCAAATTCATAAAATTATCGTTCAAAGGAAGGGCGATTTTCCTGCAATCAATTTGTCGGAAAGAATAGATAATTCAACTCGAAATCTTTTGATTAGTCTGGGCTATATAAATCTTATCGTTCTGCTCGCTGGCGGTTGGTGTTCATATTTATTGGCAAAAATCACTTTGCGGCCGATAGAAACCGCCCACAAAGCTCAATCGCGATTTGTTGCCAATGCCAGCCATCAGCTCCGAACACCTTTGGCAATTATGAAAGCAGAAACTGAATTTGCGCTAAAAAATCGGAAGGCGAATAAAGCGGAACTTACAGAAACTCTGGAAAGCAATTTGGAG
It encodes the following:
- the recR gene encoding recombination mediator RecR, producing the protein MSIDILPKALTALIDDFGNLPGVGPRTAERYAYAVLRRNPKSAKQLAHSLDQLHDRVKTCPKTFALIDSDDDVSPLYADSNRNKKVVCVVEEPLDIVAIERTGQFLGTYHVLGGVISPIDNIGPEQLHIPELIERIKTDDVQEIIIATNASVEGESTALFLQRYIQEAGLNTTITRLARGIPVGVDLEYADQITLTHALEGRKQL
- the dnaX gene encoding DNA polymerase III subunit gamma/tau: MSQALYRKYRSRSLDEVLGQDNVTSILRRALEQGKIAHAYLLTGPRGVGKTSVARILAHEINHLPYDDDASNLDIIEIDAASNNGVDDIRALREKAQVAPVSAPKKVYIIDEVHMLSKSAFNALLKTLEEPPEHVVFILATTDADKLPATILSRVQQFFFRPIPTEIMTRQLMNIAKQEGFAIEEDAARLIAERSRGGFRDGISTLDQLSILATPDQPLTANMVTEYLGLSDATMLGNLLDSYPSDDNEKVLNIFQELENSGANSVIVSHQLLSIARNRLRKNPNLIGLVQQLIEVDRHPHPDLKLLTIFMNSNSQPTEKPVATKKDTTQAAPQKPAEKPTPIKPTESAKPTEKPIEKEEKPAEPAKKPTAKPKKTDAPLELNWEKVIERAKEKSLGLVSLLQKSQWSFDGEKLTIYAGSAFYKKKLDDAKNKPLISEIISEETAMDLEIDIIGEKKPPEDEKLAEIAELMGGGEEVKLEDI
- a CDS encoding YbaB/EbfC family nucleoid-associated protein; its protein translation is MAFDQVKMLQQLRKAQKQLGKEIIEVEAGDGAVIVQITGELKIKSVKIDPEMVDLENIEELEHWIEIAVRDGMTKAQEVAAETMKPLMGGLGNLPF
- the dnaB gene encoding replicative DNA helicase; amino-acid sequence: MADKSEEVKGKIPPQNLDAEKSLLGAVLIDEEVLADAAEITHPSDFYDKNHGLIFAGMMRLFEKHKPVDLLTLTDELKRKDELELVGGSAYLTELTNYVPTAAHASAYAEMIAQAAVRRRLIKASGDISELGYDESTTTQELLEKAEAELFSVSDQSTKQDLVSLESILTDSFDRIEELSKNKGSLRGVRTGYRDLDNMTAGLQKSDLIILAARPAMGKTTLVTNLAYNVATIEKNPVLFFSLEMSKEQLVDRMLADASGVDSWNIRTGNLSDEDFAKLSEAMGEMAEAPIYIDDTPGLSVLEMRTKARRIAHENPLGLIIVDYLQLMQANGNHNGNRVQEVSEISRGLKLIARELNVPLIALSQLSRSVESRTPPIPQLADLRESGSIEQDADIVSFIYRPGYYEPDNPEVQNITDLIIAKHRNGPVGKVQLYFHPERLRFMSFDPNHK
- a CDS encoding glycosyltransferase family 39 protein, whose translation is MKKQKVTDIFLYRWRYVFGYTLLALLYIGAIIISALHVPGGLSQAEIDMVNTTNHLNFSIEGIAVTNLPFHLLQLLFFKLFGVSLLTIKAPAVILSIASSVAIFFLLKRWFKPSTTILSLLIMATTGQFLFIGQSATVGILYIFYTALTLLFATLILQKAQNASIWRISLAITTVLSLFTPYFWYINLGLLIIAFLHPHPRYFLISRKHRKSWIVPSAILFTIGCAISFLCYKSHALFYNLIGINGLSFDIVANLRTLYYTYIRIFPSVVGNQITPIMDINAMVLIGLGLFRSFQKISSARSFMIWSWLILALALLIFQPSLTPIIIIPLFILLAVGLESLMNMWYGLFPRNPYARGTGLVLISMLIIVMVAGGSFRYIDGYRYFPEAASRFNKDLSLLRKNTAPTDSFSLLVSKEESPIYEALKKHNYHQISIIHTAPANVGQTLYVSHSVKSQTPQTYSGHLSSVIVNDHKDGDRFYIYTSDRK